GTGTCACAGCTGTGGATCTGGTGTACCTGGGAGTGGCCATAGCACAAGGTACTTAAACCACTAATGCGGATGAATGATATTGCTCTGAAATTTACTTAAGATCTTTTTATCACGTATTTGCCACTTTATGTGTCGTGCTTATATACGTCATTGCGAGTTTTGGTGCGCAGGTGGTTTTTGGGGTACACATGCTGTGATGCTTGTGGGCGGTTGTTTGTGAAAGGAAACTACTGTCCAGTTTGCTTGAAGGTACCTCCTTCCCTTTTACTCTCTCTTGGCATGACTACTGTTAAATTTCAGGGTATTAGAAAATGTTTCGTTTCTCTCCAGCTGCCCTTTCTCTTCTAATATAGTGACCATATGCTATGCGTGAGGCCTTAAAATGAGGATCCTGTTTGTCTATAGCTGAAAGTTTCTTATTGAGACTTTGTTTGTTAAGTTTAAAATGTACTAAGCAATGTTGGGTCATATACACCATAATGTGTTGCGGAGTTTTTCCATGCTAACTTCTGCTGAGATACCCTTTTCTGTTGCTTGGTTCACCCCTTTTCAGGTTTATAGAGATTCTGAAGTGATACCTATGGTTTGCTGCGACGTTTGTGAAAAGTGGGTACATATTGAATGTGATGGCATCAGGTCTTTCTGAACGTCAACCCCTCATTTTGTTTAAATTAACCCACTCGTATTTGTTGCCTTCTCTGAATCTAGTGTTTAGTGCCTTGATACTTCAAGATTTTCACTTCTGTGGTGTACTACGCTTTACTGACTTTCCATATAATTATGCAGCGAGGAAAAGTACCAGCAGTTCCAAGCTGACCAAAATCTCCAGTATACATGCGCATCATGCCGTGGCGAATGCTCCCAGGCAATATATAATTCTTTCATGGTTTCTCATCGCTGTATtacactccctccattccaaaataagtgttgctGATTTAGTACTAAATTAGTATAAAATTTGTAccaaatcagcgacacttattttgggacggagggaatactctGTTATCTTACACGCCTTTTGCTCTCTTCAGATCAGGGATGCAGAAGATGCAGTTAGGGAGCTTTGGAAGAGGAGGAACATTGTTGATCATGATCTTATGGTTAGTTTAAGGGCTGCTGCTGGACTGCCTTCTTTAGAAGATGTGACACCTTGTCCAAACTCGGACGATGAAAGGCTCGGTGCATTAGTATTGAAAAATGATGGTAGAAACACACTAAAATTCTCTTTCAAAAGTAACAGCAGTAAGCCTCCATTAGATCAATCTGAACAAGAAAAGAATGTTCCTAAGAACTCAGGGACGAATAAGAAGCATTCCAAGAAAAAAGGCAATCAAGGTAATAAGTCAGTTGCTGATCCGAATGAGATATTTCTTGAGAGAAGGCATGAAGTCAAATCAATGAGTAGTCACTTGGGAGATCATACTGTAGATATTAATCATGACAGGAATTCTTTCAAGAATAATGAGAATGTGTTTGTTTTATCTTCAACTCGAAGTTCAGAGAAGGATCTGAAATCCACATCTGCGAAAGCTGCAACAAACAGTGCAGATATGATACCAAAAGTCAAAATCAAAGGCAGTAAGGTGCCGAGCCTGCATTTCAAAGATATAGGTGAGGAAAATAATGCCAAGGGTGACACAGGGAAAGGTACCAAGTTGGTTATTCATCTTGGAACACGTCACAAAAGTAAAAGTGGCTCTCCTAAGTCTGAAATGTCCAATTCTCATAAAGAGCAAGAGCTTGGTTTGATGCATGGTATGTGccttattttgttttgctttgccaTTTACCTTTTTAGTTTGCTTGATATATTGTATCTGGCATGTATGTACAAACTTCTGTGCTAGTAACTACTAGTAATTTACTAATTTGAGACGTTACTAAAGGTCTCCTATAGACAGCTACGAAATTATAGCTATTTTGTGGGCATTTGTCCTCATAAACTTTCATTTGACATATGTTGCCATATTGGCATAATTTTAAGAACTGGACTTGTGACCAAACCAGTCAGGATGCTGGTTCATCCAGTTTGATATTCGGACCATTATATACTCAATGTTCCAAATACTGGCCAGTTAATCGGCATCTCGGTCAGTTAATCGCTACTCGGTGTGTTACCGAATAGCTGATTAGCTGATATATTGGCCGATTGACTGGCCAATTCGTCTATTTATCATAGTTCAAAAAGCGCTGTTAGGCGCTCGCCTAAGCGTGCTTAAGCGGTGGGCGTTGGCATAACGCCTCGCTTTGGCCCTAAGCGCTCAAAAAGGCGGCCGGCGAGAAATCAGCCTTCTCCGTCGAGGAATTGTGTTTCTCAGGCGAGAAATCAATCTCCCTGGCGAGGATTTGACCACTCTGACGACAAATCGATCTATTCCGGCAACGGGTTGAGATTCTCCGGCGAGAAATCGAGCTTTGCTGGCTTGTTGCCATGGGTGcagcaagggagaggaagaggtagAGAGGAAGAGGTAGAGAGGCGGCATGAGGAGGATCCCTAAAATTTCTGTCGACTGTGCACACACAGGAGGTTTTAATAAGAGAAGAATAAGGATAGATGGGCCGGTGCTTTAATGGGCTAGGTCACCTCATCTTGCTTATTTCTTCACACTAGCGATCGTGTACGGAACTCCTAATCCTAATCGCGCCTAAGCAGCACATAAGCTATCAAGGCGCAAATAGGTGGTCAAACGCATAATTTACACCTAGTGCTTTTTTGAACTTTGCTATTTATCCCTACTCAACACCTGACCGATATGGTACCagttaccgatatcctgaacattaTAGTATATATAGTAGAAAAAGGTAAAATAGAATTCCTTCTATTGAACAACAGCTGACCTGAGGCGAGTTGGTTATCATATGCCATGGTTGGGCTTCGGCCTACTGCCTAGGTGACCCGGGTTCGAATCATCCAGCACGGATTACATTTTTCTCGCCTCCACCCGTTCCGCTGCCTGGTTTGCACAAAGATACCCGGTCGACCGCTTTTCATCAGTCCGGTGGCTGGGACAGTCTGTGGAGCTTAAGAAACAGCTAAGGTCATCTGTTCTGTCTTCTTCTGGTCCAACCGGCTATCCGGTCCTGTTTTTACTACTAGACATATTGCCTGATTTGGTAATATTGAATTGCTTAGTACTCCTTAAGAATATGTAGGGTGTATCCACCATTCTCCAATTTGTAAGGCGTATTAGTTATTTTGCCACCTTAGTTCTGAAAATACCCTCTGCTCAGCCTTCTGAGATTTCTTTCCCGTGCATGCATGGCTCACACTTGTTTCCGTAAAATTTGGATCATCCACCCCTTAAAAGAGAATTTGCGGTTTGCCAGTGGAGATTGAGTTGTATGCATTTCTTGATATGGTGATCTGTCGAGCGGAGATTGAGGAGATGAACCGGCTATTTTTGGTGTGTTAATAACTATGACATCACACGATTTGGAATGAGATGATTACACTGGGGCAATACATTCCGCAAATTTGTTATGACTCCTTGTTATTCTTGCAAAACTTATACGTCCAACATATTGGGGAGGGAGTACTCATTCTGGTTCCCAAAAAAGCTTAATTGGAAATTATATATGATATATATTAGCTGTTCTGTTAAAAACAATTAGCTGTTTGCTCATTCCAACCTAGGTATCTGATTGGGTTCTTAGGCAGGGTTTGTCCAGTGCTTCAGAGTTCATATCCTTACCTGTATGTGCACTCCAAATACCCATATTATCCGCCCCTGAGATGGCAGTTCCAGAAAGACATTGCCAAACCTATGGTTCATATACTGCAATCTAATTCGCAGTGCTGACATTCCTGTAACCTCGTCATCATCCCCTGATAATTTTCCCATCTTATTGTCCGAGCAGTTGCATTGTTGGTATTGATATGTCATgctacctctgttccaaaatagatgatgtCCTATAAAGCATGCAGTCAACGTTCTCTAACTTTGACTATTGGTTTAAAGAAAATAATACCATTATATATTCCATTAAACTTCATAATTCTGCAaccttttattttatttccttatatttgTATGAAAGAATGACGGTCAAAGTTGTGTGTTGGAGGCTCTGTGCATAAACGTCTGTATTTTAGAACGGAGGTAGATTTTTATTTATTGGCTTCCCTTGTTTTGTAATGTTAGATGCTTAAGCTGTTGCTTGATTTTTGCTGTTGCAAGTTTTCTCTTAATTTACTTCAGATTTCTTCCCTTGATTCTGTGTTCAAGATTGAAGTGGCTTAGTCACCTTTTGCTATATATTTCAGGAGGGAAAATTGATGTAACAAGCCACTTCAAAAGCTCGAAGAGTAGTAAAAAGGAAAAAAGTGTAATGAAACTAGTTGGAGAGACAGGAGTACAGCAAAGAAGTAGCCTTTTGGGAGATCTGGGCACCTCCAAAAAGCATGCAACTGGAAAAAGGAGCAGTGCTCTAATTTCTGGGATGGAAAATGCAAGTGAAAGTGGAACAAGAAGCAGATCATTTGGACATAAGCAATCTATTCCCAGTCAGCTGACAGAGAGCCAGGGCACTGCTTCAGTTCCTGTCAACAACTCTCCTGACAGCTTAAAGCCCTCGTTGCTTAAACTCAAATTTAAGCGTCCACATTTGGAGCAGCCAAGTGCCCAGGTTTCCCAACCAGAGGAGCCGGCCACCTGGGCTTCTCAGCAAGAGGACTTAAATGTTGCTAAAGGCCAGAGATCAAAGAGGAAAAGACCTTCGACAGACAAGATGGATGGCTCAGAGGGCAGTACTCCATCCAAGAGGCATGGGCAGAGCACAGGGGACGAAGCAATGGATGCGACCTGGATACTGCGCAAGTTGGGCAATGATGCAATTGGGAAGAGGATTGAGATCCAATTAGCTTCTGATGGCAAATGGTGAGCTCCCTCTTGCCTAAATTCTTGTTATCTTTTATGTTTGTTGTATTTTGCTGGTTAAATATTTGTCTTATGTTTTcagttactccctctgtaaactaaatataagagtgatctaaatgctcttatattagtttagagGGAGTATTTGTTAATGTTGTTCATAGCATATCTACTGAAACTCAGGTACTTTGCCATCAGAAATGGGTTTGGTCTGGGGATCTGTATAATCCAAGTAATCTGAGTTCGCTATTGATCTTTACCATAGTCTTTTATCTGCTCTTGCATTGCATGGTAGTATTGCCCAGCATCAATTTTTTGAGTATTTTTGCTGGGCAGCAAAAAGGGGTGATTTAGGGTTGTCTCCCGCGCTTTGTCAGTCCTTTTGTTTGTTGTTGAATTAGCAACAGGTACTAAATGTCATTCTTTTTGGCAGGCATCAAGGTGTGGTATCTAATGTCATCAGCGGCATGCTTTGTGTTCAGTTAGATAATGGTAGCTCTGAGAACTTAGAGCTGGGAAAGCAGGCAGTTCGATTGATAGCTCAAAGATCGAAGGGCGGAAAGAGATGAAACCTTTCTCCATCTACTCTCGTCTCTTCCCGGTAGTGCGGCGGGCGGAGTTCACCCGGCGGCTGCTGCTCATGTGGTGGCTCCTCCACATACTGCCGCTGACTGGACGAGTTACAGTGCGCAACCTTGCGCCGGTTACGTCATCAGTCTAGCGTAACAGACTTGTTTTCCATGCTGTTTGAAGCTCATTTGCTTCCATTGAATTCGTTAGTGTAGCAACTGGGAGAGTAGTTCGTTTTCCATGGATGTAAAAGACGCTGTTAGCGTGCTGTTGTGATGGTCTTGTACATGTGGATGTTGAATGAGGAGTTCGAATGAGTTTTCCCTTGACATT
This window of the Triticum aestivum cultivar Chinese Spring chromosome 5D, IWGSC CS RefSeq v2.1, whole genome shotgun sequence genome carries:
- the LOC123119866 gene encoding uncharacterized protein is translated as MAFHVACPITCRRVCDCELGFGAARANKRAGAWAGVAAALEGFLADPWLLRPAVAGAGDAREPGTVQVEVPPLELPEEGEDEACRAAMQRQAAAAEDFARRLEGAYESPEAEGDEDDSDREDQGNAAVKVMCRLCFSGENEGSSKAAKMVPCKLCNKKYHKKCVKNWGEHRDLFHWSSWICSSCRSCEVCRRPGDPNKLMFCKRCDGAYHCYCQQPSHKNVTHGPYLCPKHTRCHSCGSGVPGSGHSTRWFLGYTCCDACGRLFVKGNYCPVCLKVYRDSEVIPMVCCDVCEKWVHIECDGISEEKYQQFQADQNLQYTCASCRGECSQIRDAEDAVRELWKRRNIVDHDLMVSLRAAAGLPSLEDVTPCPNSDDERLGALVLKNDGRNTLKFSFKSNSSKPPLDQSEQEKNVPKNSGTNKKHSKKKGNQGNKSVADPNEIFLERRHEVKSMSSHLGDHTVDINHDRNSFKNNENVFVLSSTRSSEKDLKSTSAKAATNSADMIPKVKIKGSKVPSLHFKDIGEENNAKGDTGKGTKLVIHLGTRHKSKSGSPKSEMSNSHKEQELGLMHGGKIDVTSHFKSSKSSKKEKSVMKLVGETGVQQRSSLLGDLGTSKKHATGKRSSALISGMENASESGTRSRSFGHKQSIPSQLTESQGTASVPVNNSPDSLKPSLLKLKFKRPHLEQPSAQVSQPEEPATWASQQEDLNVAKGQRSKRKRPSTDKMDGSEGSTPSKRHGQSTGDEAMDATWILRKLGNDAIGKRIEIQLASDGKWHQGVVSNVISGMLCVQLDNGSSENLELGKQAVRLIAQRSKGGKR